The genome window GCCCGGGTCCGCGACCTGCTCGGCGTCGCCCGGCCCACCGACGTGCCGCTCGCGGACGCCGACGCGCTGGTGCTGGCCGACGATCTCGTCGCCCGCGTGGCGCTGCCGACCTTCGACAACTCGGCGATGGACGGGTACGCCGTCCGGCACGCCGACCTCGCCGCCGACGGGCCGACCACCCTGCCGGTCAGCGCCGACATCCCGGCGGGCGCCACCGAGGTCGCCCCGCTCGCGCCGGGCAGTGCCGCGCGCATCATGACCGGCGCCCCGGTGCCGGACGGCGCCGACACCGTGGTGCCCGTCGAGCTGACGGACGCGGCCCAGACCGGCGCGGCGCCCGCGCAGGTCACGGTCGCCGAGCGCGTGGCGGCCGGCAAGCACGTCCGCCCGAAGGGCGAGGAGGCCGCGGCCGGCGACGTGCTGCTCACCGCCGGCACGACGCTGACCCCCGCGGCCCTCGGGCTCGCCGCCGCCGTCGGCCACGCGACGGTCCTGGCCTACCCGCGGCCCCGGGTGCTGGTGCTCTCGACCGGCAGCGAGCTGGTCCGACCGGGCGAGGAGCTGCTGCCCGGGCAGATCTACGAGTCGAACTCCGTCCAGCTGGTCGCGGCGCTCACCCGGATCGGGGCGCGGGCCCGCGCGCTCAACCTCGTCGAGGACGACGTCGCGGCGTTCCACGCGCGGCTGCGCGACGAGGCCGCCGGCGCCGACCTGATCATCACCAGCGGCGGGGTCAGCGCCGGCGCCTACGAGGTGGTCAAGGACGCCCTCGGCGGGTCGGTCGAGTTCGTCAAGACCGCGATGCAGCCGGGCATGCCGCAGGGCTGCGGGCTGTTCGAGTCCACGCCGATCATCACCCTGCCGGGCAACCCGGTGAGCGTGTTCGTCTCCTTCGAGGTGTACGTGCGCCCGGCGCTGCTGGCCTGGATGGGCGTCGCCGACACCGAGCGTCCCGGCTTCGTCGGCACCTGGGCGGGCGCGGCGCAGGGCTCCCCCGTCGGCAAGCGCCAGTTCCTGCGGGGCGAGTGCGACGTCCCGTCGGGCTCGGTGACGCCGGTCGGCACCCCGCCCTCGCACATGCTCGCCTCCCTCGCCCGGGCCAACTCGCTCGTGGTGATCCCCGAGGACGTCGATTCCGTGAACCCCGGCGACGAGGTCGAGATCTGGCTGCTCGACCCCGCGCTGTAGCCGAAGACCGAAAGGACGGCGCCGACATGGCCGATCTCACTCACGTGGACGAGCGCGGACAGGCGCGCATGGTCGACGTCTCCGCGAAGGACGTCACCGCGCGGCAGGCGACCGCGACCGCCAAGGTGCTCACGACACCCGAGGTCGTCGCGCTGCTGCGCGGCGAGGGCGTACCCAAGGGTGACGCGCTCGCCGTCGCCCGGATCGCCGGCATCGCCGCGGCCAAGCGCACCCCCGACCTGATCCCGTTGTGCCACCCGATCGCGATCCACTCCGTGAAGGTCGACCTGCAGGTCGAGGACGACGGAGTGCTGATCACGTCCGTCGTGCGCACCGCCGACCGCACCGGCATCGAGATGGAGGCGCTCACCTCGGCCGCCGTCGCGGGGCTGAACATCATCGACATGGTCAAGGCCGTGGACCCGGCGGCGACCATCACCGACGTGCGGGTCGAGCAGAAGCTCGGCGGCAAGACCGGCGAGTGGAACCGCCCGTGACCGCGGATCCGGCACCGCCCGACCGCCCGGCACCGCCCGACGACCCGGGGCAGCCAGACCGCCCGGCGCTGAGCGGGCTGGCCGTGGTGGTCACCGCGTCCAACCGGGCGAGCAGCGGCGTGTACGCCGACCGCAGCGGCGAGCTGCTCGAGGGCGCGCTGCGCGAGCTGGGCCTCGACGTCCGCCGCTCGGTGCTGCCGGACGACCGGGCGCGGCTCGCTGCCGCGATCCGCGAGGCGGTCGACGGCGGCGCCGCGCTCGTGCTGACCACGGGCGGCACCGGGCTGTCACCGACCGACGTGACCCCAGAGGCCACCGCGGAGGTGATCGAGCGGCCGGCGCCGGGCATCGCCGAGGCGATCCG of Cumulibacter manganitolerans contains these proteins:
- a CDS encoding MogA/MoaB family molybdenum cofactor biosynthesis protein → MTADPAPPDRPAPPDDPGQPDRPALSGLAVVVTASNRASSGVYADRSGELLEGALRELGLDVRRSVLPDDRARLAAAIREAVDGGAALVLTTGGTGLSPTDVTPEATAEVIERPAPGIAEAIRAYGAPKVPTAVLSRGLAGVAGRCLIVNLPGSTGGVRDALAVLTPLLPHILSQLGGGDHPRPA
- a CDS encoding molybdopterin molybdotransferase MoeA, whose protein sequence is MPSALISVDEYAARVRDLLGVARPTDVPLADADALVLADDLVARVALPTFDNSAMDGYAVRHADLAADGPTTLPVSADIPAGATEVAPLAPGSAARIMTGAPVPDGADTVVPVELTDAAQTGAAPAQVTVAERVAAGKHVRPKGEEAAAGDVLLTAGTTLTPAALGLAAAVGHATVLAYPRPRVLVLSTGSELVRPGEELLPGQIYESNSVQLVAALTRIGARARALNLVEDDVAAFHARLRDEAAGADLIITSGGVSAGAYEVVKDALGGSVEFVKTAMQPGMPQGCGLFESTPIITLPGNPVSVFVSFEVYVRPALLAWMGVADTERPGFVGTWAGAAQGSPVGKRQFLRGECDVPSGSVTPVGTPPSHMLASLARANSLVVIPEDVDSVNPGDEVEIWLLDPAL
- the moaC gene encoding cyclic pyranopterin monophosphate synthase MoaC; this encodes MADLTHVDERGQARMVDVSAKDVTARQATATAKVLTTPEVVALLRGEGVPKGDALAVARIAGIAAAKRTPDLIPLCHPIAIHSVKVDLQVEDDGVLITSVVRTADRTGIEMEALTSAAVAGLNIIDMVKAVDPAATITDVRVEQKLGGKTGEWNRP